One part of the Granulicella arctica genome encodes these proteins:
- a CDS encoding FMN-binding negative transcriptional regulator, translating into MYTPKAFKVEDLAIIHATMRQHPLATLVTLTPQGLVATHLPLMLDETRGEYGTLIGHISRANLQGRNSDPTLEALAIFTGPETYVTPNWYPSKQETGRAVPTWYYAAIHAYGKPSFFDDPEHLRQIVTRLTDQHEAAFPAPWKISDAPRTYIDSQLKAIIGVELPITRIEGKQKFDQNSPAADRAGVIAGLRSLNDPCKTEVADLMTNIESKLTPKP; encoded by the coding sequence ATGTACACCCCAAAAGCCTTCAAGGTCGAAGACCTCGCCATCATTCACGCAACCATGCGACAGCACCCCCTCGCGACGCTCGTCACCCTCACCCCGCAAGGACTCGTCGCTACCCATCTTCCCCTCATGCTCGACGAGACCCGCGGCGAGTACGGCACCCTCATCGGTCACATCTCCCGCGCCAACCTCCAGGGCCGCAACAGCGACCCCACCCTCGAAGCCCTCGCCATCTTCACCGGCCCCGAGACCTACGTCACCCCCAACTGGTATCCCTCCAAACAGGAGACCGGCCGCGCTGTTCCCACCTGGTACTACGCCGCCATCCACGCCTACGGCAAGCCCAGCTTCTTCGACGACCCCGAGCACCTCCGCCAGATCGTCACCCGCCTCACCGACCAGCACGAAGCAGCCTTCCCCGCACCCTGGAAGATCTCAGACGCGCCCCGCACCTACATCGACTCCCAACTCAAGGCCATCATCGGCGTCGAACTCCCCATCACCCGCATCGAGGGCAAGCAAAAGTTCGACCAGAACAGCCCCGCCGCAGACCGCGCCGGCGTCATCGCCGGACTCCGCAGCCTCAACGATCCCTGCAAGACCGAAGTAGCCGACCTCATGACCAACATCGAGTCCAAACTCACACCCAAACCCTAG
- a CDS encoding DMT family transporter, giving the protein MKTSHLLQLLLLSAVWGMSFLLISIAGASFPPVWVALLRSTFGAALLWVVLVVGKHSLPPRKLFLWLFLVALFNNAIPFVFFAWGEHTVPSSTAAVLNATSPIWTLLLSLVVISGRINKYIVIGVLLGFSGVLLVIYGHNTSQAVDTTPGSYLRGVLFISIGALGYAIATVIAKIKLKGLDPIGLATTQLSLAALMVLPVALAGPHPAILRASSIVAIITLGIVGSGVAYLLYYNLLAHVSATHVIAVTYLLPIWGLFWGSIAHEPIGWPAYLGVAIVIAGLILLNLRSVQPAPVPRLQTEQPT; this is encoded by the coding sequence ATGAAGACCAGCCACCTACTTCAGCTTCTTCTACTATCCGCCGTCTGGGGAATGTCGTTCCTCCTCATCAGCATCGCCGGAGCAAGCTTTCCGCCGGTCTGGGTAGCCTTGCTGCGCTCCACCTTCGGAGCCGCGCTGCTCTGGGTAGTCCTTGTCGTCGGTAAACACTCCCTTCCGCCGCGCAAGCTCTTCTTGTGGCTCTTTCTCGTCGCCCTCTTCAACAACGCGATCCCCTTCGTTTTCTTCGCCTGGGGAGAGCACACCGTTCCCAGCAGCACCGCCGCCGTGCTCAACGCGACCAGCCCCATCTGGACCCTGCTCCTCAGCCTCGTCGTCATCAGCGGACGCATCAACAAATACATCGTTATCGGCGTCCTGCTCGGCTTCTCCGGAGTCCTGCTCGTCATCTACGGCCACAACACCAGCCAAGCCGTCGACACCACCCCTGGCAGCTACCTCCGCGGAGTTCTCTTCATCTCCATCGGAGCCCTCGGCTACGCCATCGCCACCGTGATCGCCAAAATCAAGCTGAAAGGGCTCGACCCCATTGGCCTCGCCACCACGCAACTCAGCCTCGCCGCCCTCATGGTCTTGCCCGTCGCCCTCGCGGGACCACACCCGGCCATCCTGCGAGCCTCTTCCATCGTCGCAATCATCACCCTGGGCATCGTCGGCAGCGGCGTCGCCTACCTCCTCTACTACAACCTGCTGGCCCACGTCTCCGCGACCCACGTCATCGCAGTCACCTATCTGCTGCCCATCTGGGGCTTGTTCTGGGGCTCCATCGCCCACGAACCCATCGGCTGGCCTGCTTACCTCGGCGTCGCCATCGTCATCGCCGGCCTGATCCTGCTCAACCTCCGCTCCGTCCAGCCCGCACCCGTACCCAGGCTACAGACCGAGCAACCAACCTAA
- a CDS encoding glycoside hydrolase family 1 protein: protein MDRRQFAARSLAAAAGAMLYRHPGYAATPLSAEQVPGSVPDSLIEQARFPEGFLWGTATASYQVEGAWNEDGKGESIWDRFTHTTGKVRGGVTGDVACDQYHRYPQDIALAKQLNQKSQRFSISWPRIQPTGTGAPNMKGIDHYSRFVDALLEAGIRPWCTMYHWDLPQALEDRGGWPNRDLANYFADYAGILAKHLGDRITVWAPFNMPWAIAFMGYAAGAFPPCRTSFSDFLKAAHTLALAQGEAHRAVKAASPKATFGSAYEMAPAYPKTDSDDDRAAAARYHAMNNVFFLEAAMKGQYPKAFVGEPPYEVMGFKAGDEKLLYAPLDWVGFHYYTRRIVSDASKEQFRSGGNFSGTEIESNSPGGRDPYTRFRAAMPTEGPLTDAGLEVWPRGIYDLVTQISKDYNHPIIEITESGCGYLDGPDEEQNGRIPDGRRIQWYREVLAELARAIADGAKVRAYHAWTLLDNFQWGEGYTERYGLIYNDFRNQKRTIKDSGLWYGRVAASNRLNV from the coding sequence ATGGACCGTCGCCAATTTGCAGCTCGTTCCCTGGCCGCAGCAGCAGGCGCTATGCTGTATCGCCATCCTGGCTATGCCGCTACGCCACTCTCCGCAGAGCAAGTTCCTGGATCAGTGCCCGATTCGTTAATCGAGCAGGCGCGTTTTCCTGAAGGTTTTCTTTGGGGCACCGCTACAGCCTCCTACCAGGTTGAAGGGGCGTGGAATGAGGATGGCAAGGGCGAATCCATATGGGACAGATTCACGCATACAACCGGGAAGGTAAGGGGCGGCGTGACAGGCGACGTAGCCTGCGATCAGTACCACCGCTATCCGCAGGACATCGCATTGGCCAAACAGCTCAACCAAAAGAGCCAACGTTTTTCCATCTCCTGGCCACGCATTCAACCCACAGGCACCGGCGCCCCCAATATGAAGGGGATCGATCACTACAGCCGCTTCGTCGATGCTCTCCTTGAAGCAGGAATCCGCCCGTGGTGCACGATGTATCACTGGGATCTTCCGCAAGCGCTCGAAGATCGCGGAGGCTGGCCCAACCGCGATCTGGCCAACTACTTCGCAGACTATGCCGGCATTCTCGCCAAGCATCTCGGTGATCGAATCACGGTCTGGGCACCCTTTAACATGCCTTGGGCAATCGCCTTCATGGGCTATGCTGCGGGAGCCTTTCCGCCTTGCCGAACTAGCTTCAGCGATTTCTTGAAAGCAGCGCACACACTAGCTCTTGCTCAGGGAGAGGCACACCGCGCAGTGAAAGCAGCCTCTCCAAAGGCAACCTTCGGAAGCGCATATGAGATGGCCCCCGCATACCCGAAGACGGACTCTGACGACGATCGTGCAGCCGCCGCTCGATACCATGCCATGAACAATGTCTTCTTTCTTGAAGCCGCCATGAAGGGCCAATACCCAAAGGCCTTCGTAGGAGAGCCGCCCTATGAGGTGATGGGCTTCAAGGCAGGCGACGAAAAACTCCTCTATGCGCCATTGGACTGGGTAGGCTTTCACTACTACACGCGCCGCATTGTCTCGGATGCGAGCAAAGAGCAATTTCGCAGCGGAGGCAACTTCAGCGGCACGGAGATCGAGAGCAATTCACCAGGCGGGCGCGATCCTTACACGCGCTTCCGCGCTGCGATGCCCACCGAAGGCCCACTTACCGACGCCGGCCTCGAAGTATGGCCCCGTGGCATCTATGACCTGGTCACTCAAATTTCAAAAGATTACAACCACCCGATCATCGAAATTACCGAGAGCGGCTGCGGGTATCTCGATGGCCCCGATGAAGAGCAAAACGGCCGCATACCCGACGGTCGTCGCATCCAGTGGTACCGCGAAGTACTCGCAGAACTAGCGCGTGCAATCGCCGATGGAGCGAAGGTTCGCGCCTACCATGCCTGGACACTTCTCGATAACTTCCAATGGGGGGAGGGCTATACCGAGCGCTATGGGTTGATCTATAACGACTTTCGCAACCAGAAGCGCACGATCAAAGATTCGGGCCTCTGGTACGGCCGAGTTGCCGCCTCCAACCGGCTCAACGTGTGA
- a CDS encoding LysR family transcriptional regulator, whose amino-acid sequence MLDLRQIRTFRTVAAERSFTRAAAVLNYAQSSITAQVHGLEQELGVPLFDRLGRQVELTAAGHQLLSYADRLLELSEEAKLAVHSKGEPAGPLTVSASESLLTYRMPELLRTFQCRYPAVHLSLHASLVCTFGSAMEPGVDIALMIDEPVQAPNLIVHRLRAEPIVAAVSVDHPLAKMKTIAANDLVQQQILMTETSCSYRALFERTLTAEGARISKSLEFASVEAIKQCALARMGIAVLPEFVLHEEIKQGNLVALAWPPKRLHVYTQMMRHKDKWVSPVVEAFWTMATGLLGGKATRASATSLTR is encoded by the coding sequence ATGCTTGATTTAAGACAGATACGGACCTTTCGAACGGTGGCGGCGGAGCGTAGTTTTACGCGAGCGGCGGCGGTGCTGAACTATGCGCAGTCCAGCATTACGGCGCAGGTTCACGGGCTCGAGCAAGAGCTTGGTGTGCCGCTGTTTGACCGGTTGGGACGACAGGTGGAGCTGACCGCGGCGGGGCATCAGTTGCTGAGCTATGCGGACAGGTTGCTGGAGTTGTCGGAGGAGGCGAAGCTGGCGGTGCATAGCAAGGGCGAGCCTGCGGGTCCGCTGACGGTGAGTGCCTCGGAGAGTCTGCTGACGTATCGGATGCCTGAGCTGCTGCGGACGTTTCAGTGCCGCTATCCTGCAGTGCATCTGTCGCTTCATGCTTCGTTGGTGTGCACGTTCGGGAGCGCGATGGAGCCCGGAGTCGATATCGCTCTGATGATCGATGAGCCGGTGCAGGCGCCGAACCTGATTGTGCATCGATTGCGTGCGGAGCCGATCGTTGCTGCGGTGTCTGTCGATCACCCGTTGGCCAAGATGAAGACGATTGCGGCGAACGACCTGGTGCAGCAGCAGATTCTGATGACAGAGACGAGTTGCAGCTATCGGGCGTTGTTCGAGCGGACGCTGACGGCGGAAGGTGCTCGGATCTCGAAGTCGCTGGAGTTCGCGAGTGTCGAGGCAATCAAGCAGTGTGCGCTGGCGCGGATGGGGATCGCGGTGCTGCCGGAGTTTGTGCTGCACGAGGAGATCAAGCAGGGGAATCTGGTTGCGCTGGCGTGGCCTCCGAAGAGGTTGCATGTGTATACGCAGATGATGCGGCATAAGGATAAGTGGGTTTCGCCGGTGGTGGAGGCGTTCTGGACGATGGCGACTGGGTTGCTTGGCGGCAAGGCGACTCGGGCTTCGGCGACCAGCCTCACACGTTGA
- a CDS encoding 4-(cytidine 5'-diphospho)-2-C-methyl-D-erythritol kinase has translation MSTRVRSFSKINLGLAIGPVRGDGFHALTTMYQTLALHDVVTVSAKRAAVTAISLTTNDARVPVDGRNTAWKMVAGCLARLGMAAEVEVHIEKRLPVQGGMGAGSANAAAALLGLERELGVALGEAERLELAATVGSDVPLFLIGGAVLGVGRGELVTSLRDFAAIPCVVAVPGVGVSTPAAFRDWDAVVARGERFARGANAHLSDDGTVAKMGHPELEAGGTLTSAGIRDRLEELSLVYSSLSVRTESVKAGSAKTGVVEPGASGIVRGDLPEWDLGNKQGSSDRDQDGMLDDLAENALLALVRTGIGDGLQNDFEAVVFPQYPSLRETKRQLMGSDSGSPALYAALSGSGSALFGLYRSMADARAAQQRVQASGVEALLTATLPRDDYWRRMFAE, from the coding sequence ATGTCGACGCGTGTTCGTTCGTTTTCGAAGATCAATTTGGGGCTGGCGATTGGGCCGGTGCGAGGGGATGGGTTCCACGCGCTGACGACGATGTATCAGACGCTGGCGCTGCATGATGTGGTGACGGTGTCGGCGAAGCGGGCGGCGGTGACGGCGATCTCGTTGACGACGAATGATGCTCGGGTCCCGGTGGACGGGAGGAATACGGCTTGGAAGATGGTGGCGGGGTGTCTGGCGCGGCTGGGGATGGCGGCGGAGGTTGAAGTTCATATCGAAAAGAGGCTGCCGGTGCAGGGTGGGATGGGGGCCGGGTCGGCGAATGCGGCGGCGGCGCTGCTGGGGTTGGAGCGGGAGCTGGGGGTGGCTCTGGGTGAGGCGGAACGGCTGGAGCTGGCGGCGACGGTGGGGTCGGATGTGCCTCTGTTTCTGATTGGAGGGGCGGTGTTGGGGGTGGGGCGTGGGGAGTTGGTGACGTCGCTACGGGACTTTGCGGCGATTCCGTGTGTGGTGGCGGTGCCGGGGGTGGGGGTGTCGACGCCGGCGGCGTTTCGGGACTGGGATGCGGTGGTGGCGAGGGGAGAGCGGTTCGCGCGGGGCGCGAATGCCCACCTTAGCGACGATGGGACTGTCGCGAAGATGGGGCACCCGGAGTTGGAGGCGGGGGGGACATTGACTTCCGCTGGAATACGAGATAGGCTAGAGGAGTTGAGTCTGGTTTACTCATCCTTGTCCGTGAGAACGGAATCCGTGAAAGCGGGGTCTGCAAAGACTGGGGTGGTTGAGCCTGGCGCCTCCGGTATTGTCCGCGGTGACCTCCCAGAGTGGGACCTTGGCAACAAACAAGGAAGTTCTGATCGAGATCAGGATGGCATGTTGGATGATCTGGCCGAGAATGCCCTTCTCGCGCTTGTCCGCACCGGGATTGGAGACGGCCTTCAAAATGATTTTGAAGCGGTCGTTTTTCCTCAGTATCCCTCTCTGCGTGAAACCAAGCGTCAATTGATGGGTAGTGATTCGGGTAGCCCCGCGTTGTATGCGGCGCTTTCGGGTTCAGGTTCCGCGCTGTTTGGACTTTACCGGTCCATGGCAGATGCGCGGGCAGCTCAACAACGCGTTCAGGCGTCTGGGGTCGAGGCTTTGCTGACAGCAACCTTGCCTCGAGACGATTACTGGCGCAGAATGTTCGCAGAGTGA
- a CDS encoding ribose-phosphate pyrophosphokinase has translation MNKQDTTAVLSPISAQAVEPETSSQSAASHGVTAKVALEKKRSVRPSEDKRFKIFCGSANTALAEEICKFVGVPLGETRLQRFSDGEVHFQLLENVRGADVFLVQPTCFPVDQHLVELLIMMDALKRASAGRITVVVPYYGYARQDRKDRPRVAITSKLVADLLTTAGANRALLVDLHAAQIQGFFNIPVDHLFASPVLVSYFRDLNLPNLTVVSPDAGGVERARFFAKKLDVPLAIVDKRRTDINVTEVMNVIGDVRGRTCLILDDIIDTAGTLVKTVDALLAEGAEKVYACATHPVLSGPAVERIATSRLEELVVTNTIPLREDAQGVAKIKVLSIAGLLGRAIESIHMETSVSTLFN, from the coding sequence GTGAACAAGCAAGACACGACTGCGGTTCTTTCCCCTATTTCAGCGCAGGCTGTGGAGCCAGAAACAAGCTCCCAGTCTGCTGCATCGCACGGCGTTACGGCCAAGGTCGCACTGGAGAAGAAGCGCTCCGTGCGGCCGAGCGAAGATAAACGTTTCAAGATTTTTTGCGGATCGGCCAACACTGCGTTGGCGGAAGAGATCTGCAAGTTCGTCGGTGTGCCGCTGGGCGAGACCCGGTTGCAGAGATTCTCCGATGGCGAGGTTCATTTTCAGCTGCTCGAGAACGTTCGCGGTGCGGATGTGTTTCTCGTGCAGCCGACTTGTTTTCCGGTGGATCAGCATCTCGTTGAGCTGCTGATCATGATGGACGCGCTGAAGCGCGCCTCGGCCGGGCGGATCACGGTTGTGGTTCCGTACTACGGCTATGCGCGGCAGGATCGTAAAGATCGGCCTCGTGTGGCGATTACTTCGAAGCTGGTGGCAGATCTGTTGACCACGGCCGGTGCGAACCGGGCTCTGTTGGTGGATCTGCATGCGGCACAGATTCAAGGGTTCTTCAATATTCCGGTGGATCATCTGTTTGCCAGCCCAGTGCTGGTGAGCTACTTCCGAGATCTGAACCTGCCGAACCTGACCGTGGTGTCACCGGATGCGGGAGGCGTGGAGCGTGCGCGCTTTTTTGCGAAGAAGCTGGATGTGCCGTTGGCGATTGTGGACAAGCGCCGGACGGATATCAATGTGACCGAGGTTATGAACGTGATCGGCGATGTACGCGGCCGGACGTGCCTGATTCTCGACGACATCATCGACACGGCGGGAACGCTGGTGAAGACGGTGGATGCGCTGCTGGCTGAGGGCGCGGAAAAAGTTTACGCGTGCGCGACGCATCCGGTGCTTTCGGGCCCGGCGGTCGAGCGCATTGCGACATCACGGCTGGAAGAGCTGGTCGTGACGAATACCATTCCGCTGCGTGAGGATGCGCAGGGTGTGGCGAAGATTAAGGTGCTTTCGATTGCGGGGCTTCTGGGCCGGGCGATCGAGAGCATTCACATGGAGACCAGCGTAAGTACGCTGTTCAACTAG
- a CDS encoding RNA polymerase sigma factor, with translation MSAGAEVWSQYGGGGEEALRLERTEERDDAFAGLVARQGRLMFRVAYSLLRNAHDAEDAVQESLLKLYRGEAWRRMEDEKGFLARTVWRVALDRLPAQGRSMEDVAEMGLVAAGSSPEESAADGDERKLLRRLIDWLPEELRMVLVLSAIEEMSSREVGVVMGIPEGTVRTRLMRAKVELKKRFEAMREVRR, from the coding sequence ATGAGTGCAGGAGCTGAGGTCTGGTCGCAGTATGGTGGCGGAGGAGAGGAAGCGTTGCGGCTCGAGCGGACGGAGGAGCGGGACGACGCGTTTGCTGGGTTGGTCGCACGGCAGGGGCGGCTGATGTTTCGGGTTGCGTACTCGCTGCTGCGGAATGCGCATGATGCGGAGGATGCGGTGCAGGAGTCGCTGCTGAAGCTGTATCGGGGTGAGGCGTGGCGGCGGATGGAGGACGAGAAGGGGTTTCTGGCGCGGACGGTGTGGCGGGTGGCGTTGGATCGTCTGCCTGCTCAAGGCCGCTCGATGGAAGATGTGGCAGAGATGGGGTTGGTAGCGGCGGGGAGTTCGCCTGAGGAGAGCGCGGCGGATGGGGATGAGCGGAAGTTGCTGCGACGGCTGATCGATTGGCTGCCGGAGGAGTTGCGGATGGTGTTGGTGCTGAGTGCTATCGAGGAGATGAGCTCGCGCGAGGTCGGCGTGGTGATGGGGATTCCGGAGGGGACGGTGCGGACGCGGTTGATGCGGGCGAAGGTGGAGTTGAAGAAGCGGTTCGAGGCGATGCGGGAGGTGCGGCGATGA
- a CDS encoding 50S ribosomal protein L25, with protein sequence MAAPSTIPAVVATPREGKFNKNAARRVRVAGKIPAVVYGAGQDAVAVTVDPRVIIKILHSDSGHNTIFDLDVTGASLVKAMIVDWQNEPIKGKLLHIDLKRIAMDKTMRVSVPIQLVGVPVGVKTQGGILEHVLREVEIECLPSDIPSHLDVDVSGLAINTAIHVSDLPHSGSIKFLGEEDATVAHVTSIKEEEPAADAVAAAPTEPVVAKKGKTDAEAAPDAKAKK encoded by the coding sequence ATGGCAGCACCTTCTACTATTCCAGCAGTCGTCGCAACGCCCCGTGAGGGCAAGTTCAACAAGAATGCCGCACGCCGGGTTCGCGTTGCAGGTAAGATTCCCGCCGTTGTTTACGGTGCGGGACAGGATGCGGTTGCGGTCACGGTTGACCCACGCGTCATTATCAAGATTCTGCACTCGGATTCGGGTCACAACACGATCTTCGATCTCGATGTGACCGGCGCGTCGCTTGTGAAGGCGATGATTGTTGACTGGCAGAATGAGCCGATCAAGGGCAAGCTGTTGCACATCGACCTGAAGCGGATCGCGATGGACAAGACGATGCGTGTGTCGGTGCCGATCCAATTGGTCGGTGTTCCGGTTGGCGTGAAGACGCAGGGCGGCATTCTCGAGCATGTGCTGCGTGAGGTCGAGATCGAGTGCTTGCCGAGTGATATTCCGAGCCACCTGGATGTGGATGTCAGCGGCCTCGCGATCAACACTGCGATCCATGTTTCGGACCTGCCGCACTCGGGCTCGATCAAGTTCCTCGGCGAAGAGGATGCGACCGTTGCTCATGTGACCAGCATCAAGGAAGAGGAGCCGGCCGCCGATGCGGTTGCAGCTGCTCCGACCGAGCCGGTGGTTGCCAAGAAGGGCAAGACCGATGCGGAAGCTGCACCGGATGCGAAGGCCAAGAAGTAA
- a CDS encoding GAF domain-containing sensor histidine kinase, which translates to MQPDRTHPVLPGVDIHNAADDVGFASRTIRARNIQAERNAYLRIAHMFTSPTDELLQELVNLSISLCGAESAGISLLEGENFRWIATGGRFAPLRDSMLPETAAPCSICLKRNTPQIFSVGHAYYDFLEITGPTFTNGLLIPWHTPEIPGTLWVIPYKNSPGFDNEDLRLLESLADMASLYVRMRDQQQRLHDRDLLANRALLANHLAHQINNPLQSLTNALYLASQQNSDSYLVMALAELQRLSSLIEQLLKLPQVDPS; encoded by the coding sequence ATGCAGCCTGACCGCACGCATCCCGTACTTCCCGGCGTCGATATCCACAACGCGGCCGACGATGTCGGCTTCGCCTCACGCACCATCAGGGCGCGCAATATCCAGGCTGAGCGCAACGCCTACCTCCGCATTGCGCACATGTTCACCAGCCCCACCGACGAGCTCCTGCAAGAGCTCGTCAACCTCTCCATCAGCCTCTGCGGCGCAGAGAGCGCAGGCATCAGCTTGCTTGAAGGAGAGAACTTCCGCTGGATCGCCACAGGCGGTCGCTTCGCACCCCTCCGCGATAGTATGCTCCCCGAAACTGCGGCCCCTTGCAGCATCTGCCTCAAACGCAATACACCCCAGATCTTCAGCGTCGGCCACGCCTACTACGACTTCCTCGAGATCACAGGCCCCACATTCACCAACGGCCTCCTCATCCCCTGGCACACTCCGGAGATTCCCGGAACCCTCTGGGTCATCCCTTACAAGAACTCTCCCGGCTTCGATAACGAAGACCTTCGCCTTCTCGAAAGCCTCGCCGACATGGCCTCGCTCTACGTGCGTATGCGCGATCAGCAGCAGCGCCTGCATGACCGCGACCTCCTCGCCAACCGCGCACTCCTCGCCAACCATCTCGCTCACCAGATCAACAACCCACTCCAGAGCCTCACAAACGCCCTCTACCTCGCATCGCAGCAGAACTCCGATTCTTACCTCGTCATGGCCCTCGCCGAACTTCAGCGGCTCTCCAGTCTCATCGAACAGCTTCTCAAGCTGCCGCAGGTCGATCCCTCTTGA
- the ggt gene encoding gamma-glutamyltransferase, with amino-acid sequence MALLKHASALLSASCLLTSSLFSQQPDLTPTVAKHAMVVTCEHNATDAGLAILKQGGNATDAAVAVGFTLAVTFPRAGNIGGGGFMLIRDKHGKTHFLDYREKAPAAASRDMYLDAKGTVIPGRSLVGYLASGVPGTVAGLVYAQSHFGKLTLAQDMAPAIKLATDGYPLPAGEAHDLQNKNLTRFPASARIFQRDGNFYKEGDIFKQPELAATLTAISKDPTTFYKGAIAQQIASFEKAGGGLITAEDLASYEVKDRAPITGHYHGYDLITAPPPSSGGIVLVEILNILSTYDLPKLGPDRSAAQVHVITEAFRRAYMDRGDYLGDPDFNTLPLKQLADPAYAAAWRKSIDPDKPTASKDLVRPAGFLPPPPQTTPATEPTQTTHFSIVDAEGNAVSNTYTLNGFFGSGVTVDGLGFVLNNEMDDFASKVGVPNAYGLIQGAANSIAPGKRPLSAMTPTILTKNGKLFMVLGSPGGSTIITTVANDIISIVDNGLNIQQAADAPRFHHQYLPDIIQLEKKFPADIGDQLKSMGYTTNRLSVADAKSPGVWGDSEIIAIDPKTHQLLGGHDHRLDYGKAAGY; translated from the coding sequence TTGGCCCTTCTGAAGCACGCATCGGCATTGCTGTCGGCATCCTGCCTCCTCACCAGCTCCCTCTTCAGCCAGCAACCCGATCTCACCCCCACCGTTGCCAAACATGCCATGGTCGTCACCTGCGAGCACAACGCCACCGATGCCGGACTCGCCATTCTCAAACAGGGTGGTAATGCCACCGACGCAGCCGTTGCCGTCGGCTTCACCCTCGCCGTCACCTTCCCTCGCGCCGGAAACATCGGCGGCGGCGGCTTCATGCTCATCCGCGACAAGCATGGCAAAACCCACTTCCTCGACTACCGCGAGAAGGCGCCCGCCGCAGCATCCCGCGACATGTACCTCGATGCCAAGGGCACCGTCATCCCGGGCCGCTCCCTCGTCGGCTACCTCGCCTCTGGAGTCCCCGGCACAGTAGCTGGCCTCGTCTACGCTCAATCGCACTTTGGCAAGCTCACGCTCGCCCAGGACATGGCCCCAGCCATCAAGCTCGCTACCGATGGCTACCCCCTGCCCGCAGGCGAAGCCCACGACCTCCAGAACAAAAACCTCACCCGCTTCCCCGCCTCCGCCCGCATCTTCCAGCGTGACGGAAACTTCTATAAAGAAGGCGACATCTTCAAACAACCGGAGCTCGCCGCCACCCTCACCGCCATCTCCAAAGACCCCACCACCTTCTACAAAGGCGCCATCGCCCAGCAGATCGCCTCCTTCGAAAAAGCCGGCGGCGGCCTCATCACCGCAGAAGACCTCGCCAGCTACGAAGTCAAGGACCGCGCTCCCATCACTGGCCACTACCACGGCTACGACCTCATCACCGCCCCGCCACCGTCCTCCGGCGGCATCGTCCTCGTTGAGATCCTCAACATCCTCTCCACCTACGATCTGCCCAAGCTAGGCCCCGACCGCTCCGCCGCCCAGGTTCACGTCATCACCGAAGCCTTCCGCCGCGCCTACATGGACCGTGGCGACTACCTCGGCGACCCAGACTTCAACACCCTTCCCCTCAAACAGCTGGCCGATCCTGCCTACGCCGCCGCCTGGCGCAAGTCCATCGACCCCGACAAGCCCACGGCCTCGAAAGACCTCGTCCGCCCAGCCGGATTCCTACCCCCGCCCCCGCAGACGACACCGGCCACCGAGCCGACCCAAACCACTCACTTCTCCATCGTCGACGCCGAAGGCAACGCCGTCTCCAACACCTATACCCTCAACGGATTCTTCGGCTCCGGCGTCACCGTCGACGGCCTCGGCTTCGTCCTCAACAACGAGATGGATGACTTCGCCTCGAAGGTCGGCGTCCCCAACGCCTACGGTCTCATCCAAGGGGCAGCGAACTCCATCGCTCCCGGCAAACGCCCCCTCTCCGCCATGACCCCCACCATCCTCACGAAAAACGGCAAGCTCTTCATGGTCCTCGGCAGCCCCGGCGGCTCCACCATCATTACCACCGTCGCCAATGACATCATCTCCATCGTCGACAACGGCCTCAACATCCAGCAGGCCGCCGACGCACCCCGCTTCCACCACCAGTACCTGCCCGATATTATCCAGCTCGAAAAGAAATTTCCAGCCGACATCGGCGATCAACTCAAGTCCATGGGCTACACCACCAACCGCCTCTCCGTCGCCGACGCCAAGAGCCCCGGCGTCTGGGGAGACAGCGAGATCATCGCAATCGACCCCAAAACCCACCAACTCCTCGGTGGCCACGACCACCGCCTGGACTACGGCAAAGCCGCAGGCTACTAA